The DNA sequence TGAAGAGTATGTGGTGTATCGAATAGAGGCTCAACATAAAAAGTATGTCAAGTTAGAACAACATCAATTTAAAATGGATACTGAAAAAGGTATACATGAATTCGTAATTGTAGAACTTACGAGTGATGCAGTTGTAAGAATGATACAAGAAGAAGGGTATGAATTAACAGAAATCGATATTGAAGAAATTAAACTTGGGCTAGATAATAGTTATTGTGAAATGTGTTACTATATGATTGAATATTATTTCAATAGTGGTGATTACTTAGATTTAGATAATGGGTATTATCATGGTGAAACTTTGTGGTTAAATGATGTTTGGATTAATCATCAGTATATTGAAACTAAATGGAATATATTTACTGATAAAAAAGAAGCTATTAATTGGATTTATGAGAATTATCTCGAAGATGAATGGGTAGTAGAGGAAATCATATCTTAAAGAATATATATTATCTTAATATTGTTAGTATTAGAAAAAAATAAAAAAACCATTATCTCAAATCAGATTTAATCTGAACTCAGATAATGGTTTTTATTTGGATTAATTTTCCTGTAACAGTTGTGGACGTGGATATTATGGTGGAGATGGGGGGAGTCGAACCCCCGTCCTAAAACACCGACCACTTAACTTTCTACAAGTTTAGTCTCCTATTAAATTTAACGGGTGACTGGTTAGGCGACACACCTGTCAGACCGCGAGTTTGATCATCTCTTCTAGGCTATTCAAACGGCACAGACTAGCGTATCCCACTACAGTGAGCCTAGTCATTCAACATGGGCGATTGAATGGTAGGCAGCTACGTTATATTAAGCAGCTAATTGTAAGTTTGTTTTTCCGGTTATTAAAACCTCGACCTTTTAACGTGGGTTAACACGACTTGCTTATTAAGCTCAAATGCCCCAGTCGAATCCGTAACATCCCCAGGTTAATTTGATTACATAAAACATTATACTTTATTTTATCTGATTTGACAAGTTCTCATAACTGTCAATCCAAGTCAACACTCCCAATAGTATGTGAATTTAAACAATTCTTATGTTTCAAATTACTAAAAAAAGTGAAAACGTGTTTAATATCTCAGATTTGGTTCATAATAAAAACGTGATTTCTGTTAAACAGTCCAAACTGAGGTGAATTATGCTAAATATTATAACGAACATACTATTAACGGTGATGTCTATCTTGTCATCATCAAACGTATTAGTTACTAATCTCGAGCAAAACCAAATTGAATCACAACAATTAATGAATGTATTAATTTCTACCGAGGAAAATGAAACACAAATTAGTTTTTTAAATAAAGAATCTAATGATGATACACCATCAAATCAAAAACAGGAGTCACAAGAACTTCACAAAGTGAACTCATCTTCTGAAGTAAGTGATATTCCTAGAATAGAGGAAGATGAAGCAAAGAAAAAGGTAGCTTTAGCTAACCTACAGGCAGCTTTAAGTGAAAGTCAAAATGAAGACTTAGAAGAGAACCCACAACAAGAAGTTTCAAATCAAGCATTCAAGCTTAGTAGTTCAGGTGATGAAATTGTAAAAGTGATACCACTATCAACGATCTCAAATTCTGATAGTAAAGTAGATGAAACGGAGACTGTTTTTAAAGATTATCGTCAGACATTTTATAGTGTAACAGGTGGTGAGGTTAAAGTCGGGTATGGTCTTACTTATCAAGATGATAGCGTTAAGGTGATTGATAACGTGATGCACTATTATGATGCTCAATATGAATGGCTTCCTATTGTTGCGATAAACATTGATGAAGTATTAGAAGTGGGACTAAATGAACGTGGCATTCCTAATTACTATGGAACAGTTTTAGAAATTACTTATCCAGAAGGAGATACACAAAAAGCTATTGTTTTAGATGCATGTGGTGCTTGTAGTTGGGACAACCGTATTGATTTATGGGTGTATGATCATGATTATCAGCATGATATTAAAGGAATTGAATATCGTATCGTTAGGGAAGGATTTAAAGATGATAAAGAACAATCATGATATTGAGTCACTACAAGTAATGCTTATTAAAATGATAGAAGATCGTATGTTAAGTGAAGATGATTATAATTTAATAACGAAATACTTAGATAAGTTAAAAAATGATTTAAATAAAAAGTAGGTTTCGCTCGACCTACTTTTTTGTATTTTCTAACAACGTTTGACTATGACTTAAAAGAAAATCTTTAAATGCTGTAATGGATGGGGTGACATATTGGTTTCGAACTGATGCCAGATAAATGTAACGTTCATGTTTAGGGTTTGTAATCGGTAAAATCTTGACGTTGAATTGTTCTAAAAATGGAATTCGAGGAATAATTGCAATACCATAATTCACAGAGACTAAACCTGCTACTGCAGTATCTTCTTCAACTTCACAACGAATGGTTGGATGGATATTTGCTGCATTAAACAAAGAATCAATGATCTTACGGACTCCGCTTTCTTTATTGAAGGAGATAAATGGATAATCAATGGTCTCGTTTAAATCAATCGTTTCTTTTTGTGCTAAAGGATGCTGAGGCGGTACAATCATCACCAATTCTTGCTGAGTAATTGGAATAAATTCGATGTCTGGTTCATTTTCAACATAGGAGCAGAGAGCTAAGTCGTATTTTTCGGATTTTAAATCTTGAATCAGTTGTTTTGTGTTACCTTGCCCAAATGAGAAGCGAATATTTTGATGAGTCTCATGCTTTGAAAATTCCGTGATAAGATGAGGAATAAAGCTCGCACCTAACGTATAAATGAACCCCAACTCAATTGAACCATTTGTTTGATTAGTTAATTCACGTAATTTTTTTTCGCCTAACGCCAATTCATCTAAGGCATTTTCGACGTAAGTTAGGAAAAAACGTCCGTGTTTTGTTAAACGAATATTTCGTCCGTGTTTTTCAAAAAGAGATGTTCCAAGATCTTTTTCAAGTGAAGCAATGGCATGACTTAAACTCGGTTGAGTAATAGAGAGTTGTTCAGCAGCTTGTGTATAATGTTCTAACTTAGCTAAAACTCGAAAGTATTGAAGATGGTTTAAGTTCATATTGGGTCACCTGCCACTATTAAAAGTTTTATTATTTGATAATAGTATATCACACCTATAGATAAAATGAATGAATTTAATAATAGGAAGCGATTAGCAATCATTAAAATAAGAATTGATGATTATTGATTTAATGTGTCTTTCAATACCCTAAAAATTTTAACGTCTATTGGATGACAGTAACCTTGATTAGTTTTAAAGACATTGAAAAAATTTATCAGTAAATAAATCAGTTCCCATTTCTAGGCTCTTTCATATTTTATAGTAAAGAGATCGGAGGGGATGGTGTTGTGATTAGAAAAGAAATTGGTTATTTAAAGTTAACAACTGTGCTTATTCAGTTGCTTATTATTTTAATGTTAGCACCTGTGACTAAAAATTTTGTTGACCAACTATTTGGGGGACTTCTGATTAACGAACTAACGTTATTCATTCTATTTTTATTACATGGCTACACTTATCGAGAATGTAGCCGAAGTCGTATGTTAAAAAGTGGACACCTATTCGGAATCACAGCTGTCATGTTCCAAGTTAGTATCCCACTATATGTCTTATCAACACTCATACTTGGGGTTGAAACCTATCTACTACTAGCTAACCGTTGGCCCTTCAAAGGAAACTCAGTTAACCAAATCAAAAAAATTAAACATAAATAAAAAGAGCAAACAGCAATGTTTGCTCCTTTTTGTTGCCTTTTGCTTTTAAATGAAGTTATTATTCTGATAAAGAATGCCTAAATGCAATTTCAACGATATTATTAAATTGATCATAAAAGGTTATATTAAGGTTAGGAGCTGAAAGAGTATAAATATCTAATATTGGTGGATTAATAACTAAGTCAGGATATCCTACAGCAAATAATCCAGAATTTAATTCACTACTATAAGTAGTATCTTTATAGGTAATATCAACTCTAGTTGCATCCTTATTCCATCCAACAATCAAAATGCCATACATAATATCACTTTGGGGTTTATAAGGTTCATTTAATGTATATACTCCATATACAGGTTCACTTGTTAATGGTAATTTGGCAGAGAAAAGTTGACTCAGTCTATTAAAGTTGGTTTTATAGTAAACATTAATGTTAATATGAGATATTTTTTCTTCTAATGTAATTTCAAATGATTCAATATTTATCACATTACTATTATCTAATATAGAGAGAGGTTGAGTTTGGATAAACAGTACGAAATATACACTACAAATATAACTAATAATTAATAAACTTGTTGTTTTCCAACTTACCATTACAGGAGTTATGTTTGTTTTTTCTATTTGTTCTATTAATTGACTTTTATTGATAAAATTTAATATTTTCGATAAAATATAAAAACATAATCCACCGATTAAGATACCGATAACGTTAAATATGATATCGTTAATATCGAAATAATCAGTGGTTTTGAATAATTGTAATAATTCAATGATAAATGAGATAATGAATCCATATCTTATAAGTTTTGGAGCTGTTCGGGAACCTGAAAAGAAGAGAGAAATAAAGAATCCGAAGGGAATAGCGATTATAATTGACTTTAATCCTTGATTCAGACCATAATCAAGGGTGAATAAAGGAATTAAGTTTATTTGTTTAATAGTACTACTTAGGCTAAGTGTAAATTGTGTATCTGCTAATAGATTTAATTTAATAAATACTATAAGATATATGAGAAATAAAAAGATGAAAATTTCTCCAATATTTAATTTGCACTTTCTCTTTTTAATACGATAAATCTGGCATAAGATGAGGATAGCGATTAATATGCCTAAAATGAAGTATTCCATATTTACCACCTTTTCTATTTTAAATAAATTATATCAATAATTTGTATAAAATGGTATAATTTTGGTGATGATCTTAGAAAGAGGGGGAAGAAAATGAAAAAAATATTAACAGGTATGTTTTTGTTTATTATCTTAATGACAACTGGTAAGACATCATTTGCAAGTGAAGTTATCATTAATGATCCAAAAGTTGAAGTAGTTATTACGAAAAATGATCTAGCATTAGCGAGATTTTGGGATAAAGTTGATCATTATAATCAATTATATCTACCTGCAACATGTGGGTTATCAAGACCAGGATCAGCATTGAGTCTGTCATCGCCATACTATTTCCAAGTGAATGCATCCGTATCTGATATTTATTCAAACTATTATTTTACAAATCATAATGGGCGTATGAATATTCTTTTAGAAGAGTACTATGGACAACGCTTATTCCAGAAAACATATAAGTTCTACTTATATGAGCAAGGAACAAATAAACAAATATTAAAAATTACTCTTGATAAAGGTGATGAAGTTATTGTTCACGCATTAAATTTATCAACAAGTAAAGGGTACTATTTTAAAATAGTTCCAAATGGACAAACAAGCATTAACGGTAAAGTATATCGATAAGCTTTAGTGAAAAAAAACATCAAAGTTGATGAAGTAAAGAGAAAGGAGTAAGTTGTTCTAAGAACAACTTACTCCTTTTTTGTATAAATGAAAACCACCTGCTATGCAGGTGGTTCTAAAAAGCTTTTAGCGTGGTAATAAGATGATACTTGGAGGAAAAAGTCATCTAATATTAAGGGAAGTTATTCATAGGATAACAAGTAATAGTAAAAAAGAGTTTATTTTGTTTTGAAAGTAAAGCTAAAGGTTAGATGATTATTTATGTGGAGATGAAAAAAAGTAGGTCCTAAAGAGACAAAGAAGATGTAACTAATAAGCGTAGGTGTAAATAGGGAATTGAAAAAAATGAAATTAAGAGAGTAGCCTAGAAATCCTTTGAGGATTAAGAGGGAATGTGGTGCAGAAGTTAAGAAATTCAGAAGGCCTTTCAGGCCTAGGCCGGTAAAATAGGCTTTTAGCCGCAGAGAAAACCACCTGCTATGCAGGTGGTTCCGGAAAGCTTTTAGCGTGGTAATCAAAAGGTACTTAGAGTAAAAAGTAGACGAATATTAAGAGAAGTGAGACAAGAGGTAGAATGTAATTATAAAAGAAGATTTCACTTTATTTAGAAAGTAAGGCTAAAGGTGACAAGATAATTCGTGTAAAAATTCGATAAGCTGGTAGTCAAGAGATAGAAAAGAGGTAACTGGTCTGATGACGCTTGAATGAGTGGTTGCTGAAAAACAAGATGAAGAGAGTAAGCAAGAAATCCTTTGAGGATTAATAAGTGAATGTGGTGCAGAAGTTAAGGACTTCAGGAGGCCTTTCAGGCCTAGGCCGGCAATAGAGGCTTTCAGCCGCAGAGAAAACCACCAGTTCACACTGGTGGTTATATTCTAGTATACTTATAAATTACCTTTATTTTTTCTTAAATCTTCCACTTCTTCACCTGTTAATCCCGTTTTCTTTGCAATCATCTCATTATCTAGTACATCTAATAGATTTTTTGCAATTTGTATCGCCATATTTCGTTCGCCTTCAGCACGACCTTGGCTAATTCCTTTTTCTATTCCTTTTCTCTCTGCTTCATTTAAGGCACTAATTTTATCTTTTAAAATTTTTGCACGCATTTCATAGATTTGTCGCTGCTCACTATCGTTACTCATCTTAACAAGTTCATCTTTTGCTTCACGGATTTCCTCGATATTCATCTCTAAGCTTCTAACAATTTCGCTTTCTGGATTAATTAGAAACTCCGTCCATGCAACAAGCATATCGGTGGCATCAAGATTTTTCGGTAGCTTAGGTATTTCAATGAAGTGAACCTCTAGTACGTCCGTTAATTCTTCATGTGTGTCAATCTCTTTAAAACGATACCCGGTATGATAGTTTTTAGACTTTAAGTATTTAAAATTCAAAATATTAATACAAACTGTACGGTTTAATTGTGAATAGTCCTCACCTGATGTTAACTGTTCTTCATACATTTTACTTAAATAGTATAAGCTTCGTTTAATCATATTATATTCGTTTTTTAACTGGATTTCGATATTAATTATTTCATCATTACTTGTTTTTGCCTTAACGTCCAACCTTGAATATTTATCCTCTATAAACTGCTTACCAATCTCAGTTCCTTGAAGTTCCACACTTGTGATTTTATTGAGTGGTTTTAAAACGGCATTTAAAAATGAAATTAAAACTTTTGGATGTTTTGGTGAACCAAAAATATTTTTAAAGACGAAATCTACCTTTGGATCTAATAAACCTTTTCCCATATGTCACCTCTACTAATATTTTTAAAAGTTATATTTAATATTATTATAGCCTATAAATTAATGACATCAAACTGATGAAACACTTCTTTTTACATACTTCTTATTCTTTTAACTCAAATCTTCATAAAATAAAACAATTTTTTTGTAAAATGGCTAAAATTAGTTAAAAAAATGGAGGGAGAGTTGACGGGAATATTCATTCATATCATAATTAGTATAAGTACCTAAAAATAGTGGGTATGGGAGTAAGGAGGAAACATATGTTTGATCATTCGAATTGTGGGATTGGGGCCATTGCCAATCTAGATGGGGCATATAGTCATGAAATTATTGAACAAGGGATGACTTTATTAAAAGCCCTTAGCCATCGTGGTGGAACATCAAAAGATGGAACAGGGGATGGATGTGGCATCCTATTACAAATCCCAAAACATTTTTATCACAAAAAATATGGAATTAGTGGGCCATTTGCGGTCATGATGGCATTCTTGCCAAAAGAAATTGAAGATCGCAAAGTAGCCGTTGACAGTATCTATGAGGCTGTTCATCATTTTAATATGAAAGTCATTAAAGAAATTGAAGTACCAGTTGACTCAACATTTTTAACGCCGACAGCCAAAAAAACAGAGCCAATTCCAACTCAATTTATCTTTGATATGACTAATTATGATGAGGCCATGTTATATAAACTTCGTCGTCGTATTGAACAACACTTTAAAGATGCAAAATTATCAGATCGAGCATGTTATATTTTATCATGTTCATCACAAACGATTGTTTATAAAGGGTTATTACGACCAGAAGAGCTTCCAAACTATTATTTAGATTTAAAAGATGAAGATTTTACCTCAAATTTCTGTATCGTTCATCAACGATTTAGTACGAATACAAAACCTTCATGGAATTTAGCGCAACCATTCCGCTACTTAGCACACAACGGGGAAATTAATACTGTGTCAGGGAATATTAAATGGTCAAATGCGCGTGTGGGATTAGCGACTCATCAAGAAGTGTATCCAATTTGTAATGAGAGACACTCAGATAGTGCGAACCTAGACCGAACACTCGAAGCACTTCTTCATGAAAACTTCGAGTTAGAAGATGCAGTGACTCGTTTATTACCAAAAGCTTATGAGCAAGATGCACGATTAAGCGATGACTTAAAAGCTTATTATGAATATAGTGGATTAAAACAAGAAGCATGGGACGGACCAGCAGGGGTAATCGTCTGTGATGGTCATAAATTAATTGCGACCCTTGATCGTAATGGATTACGTCCATTCCGCTACATTCAAACGGAAAATCAAATTATTTTAGCCTCTGAAATCGGAGTTTTAAATACACCACTTGAAGACATCAAAGTCGCAAGTCGTATCCAAGCAAGTGAAATTCTTTGTGTGGACTTAGATACACAAACGATTACGACAGATGCAGATATCAAAGCAGTTTTAGCGACACAACAACCTTATCGCGAGTGGTTAAGTGAGAAAGTCATTAAACCAAATGCGACGCACAACTTCTGTCCAGATATTCAGAACTTTGAAGAAAATGAGAAAAAATTTGCTTACACAAAAGCTGAATATTTACAAGAGTTAAAATCATTAGTCGAGACTGGAAAAGAAGCCATTGGCTCATTCCCTTATACAGCGGCTTTAAATTTATTACAAGATCGTCCACAATTATTCTTTGATTTCTTTAAACAAAACTTTGCTCAAGTCACGAATCCACCATTAGATTCGATTCGTGAAAAATCAGTCTTCTCATTAACTTCCAGCTTAACGTCTGTTACTTCATTACATGATGGTAAACTCGATTTCCCAGTTTATGAATTTTCAACACCGTTAATCACGAGTGATCAGTTTGAAGCCATTTTAAATGAGAAGCAATTTAATCCAGCGATTATTAGCTTAGCTTGCCAAACAACCCTTTGTGAATCGATTGAAATTTTCAAAGCTAATATTAAAAAGACGGTTAATGAAGGAACAAAGGTCATTATTTTAGATCAAGAAGCAGCGGGAAAAGTTATTCCGTCATTAATGGCAACGACGGTGGCACATGATGTATTAGTTGACTTAGGAAAACGTCTAGAAGTTCGTTTAGTTGTGAAATCGGCAGATGCACGTTTACCAATTCATCATGCGATGTTAATTGCTTATGGAGCAGACGTTATTTTTCCATATTTCTGCTATGAATATATTGCGCGTCAGGTAGAAAATAAAGATGAAGCATTGAGTACTTATATTAAAGGATGCGATGCTGCTTTATTAAAATTAATGGCGAAGATGGGGATTGCAACGATTGCTTCTTATCGTGGATCAAAAGTATTTGAAGTCGTTGGTCTAGATGAAGAAGTCACATCTTTATTCACAACAAAAGCTTCTATTTTTGGTGGAAAATCATTTGAAGACCTTGATGCCAATCTGCTTGGAGAAGGTCTTGACTTAAATAAAGTAAACGAATATCAAAATATGGATTCAACTTTCATGAACCATGCTTACTCGAAAAAGTTCATTAAAGAGATTAAAGCAGCTGTTGTTGCGAATGATTATGATGCGTTCAAAGCCATTATGGAAGCCGAGCGTAACCGTAAAATCAACTTACGTGACTGTTTAGAATTGCAGAGTGAGACTCAATTACCACTTGAAGAGGTACAAAGTGAAGAAGAAATCGTTCGTCAATTTGTTGCCTCAGCCATGTCATATGGGGCCTTGTCGATTGAAGCTCATCGTACGATTGCTCGTGCGATGAACGAACTAGGAGCGGCTTCAAATAGTGGTGAAGGTGGAGAATTGGTTGAGCGTTTTGGGACAATCACAGCCTCAAAAGTGAAACAAGTCGCATCAGGCCGCTTTGGAGTGACGTATGATTACTTAAGAAGTGCCCAAGAAATTCAAATTAAAATGGCACAGGGAGCAAAACCAGGAGAGGGTGGACACTTACCAAAATCAAAAGTCGATGAACATATCGCCCGTGTTCGCTATGCGAAACAAGGAGTAGATTTAATTTCACCACCTCCACATCATGATATTTATTCAATTGAAGATTTAGCTCAATTAATTTATGATTTACAAACAACAAATCCAAGCGCAACGGTGAGTGTGAAATTAGCCTCATTAGCTAATGTTGGAACCATTGCGAATGGAGTTGTTAAAGCGGGTGCAAAAAAAGTTGTTATTTCAGGATTTAATGGCGGAACCGGAGCTTCTCCAAAATCATCATTAAAATATACTGGGCTACCATGGGAGTATGGATTATTCCAAACTCATAAATCATTACTTGAAAATGATGTACGTCATGAAACGCTGATTCAAGTAGATGGACAAATTAAGTCAGGATATGATGTTGTTTTAGGATCAATCTTAGGAGCGGATGAATTTGGATTCGGAACGATGTGCTTAGTCATGGTAGACTGTATTGGATGTAAGCAATGTCATACTGGAAAATGTCCAGCAGGAATTACGACACAAAATGAAACATTACGTTCACGTTTAAAAGAGGATCCAACAATGTTAAAAACATATATGACATTTGTTGCTCGTCAAACTCGTGAATTAATGGCTAATTTAGGTGTTCGCACGTTAGCAGAGCTTCGTGGACGTACAGAATTGATTCAAATTCCAACAGAAAATGCATATCATTTAAAGCTTGACTGGTTAGAATCATTACCAGTGACACAAGAAATGAATGTGGTGAATCCGACACTTAATGCAGTCAATCTGTCAACGAATGAAGTTAATACGATTGATACGTCTTTAAGAACACTTGGGGTTCAATTTGTGAGTGAGGAAGCACGTACATTTAAAACATATGGCTATGCGGGACAAAGTTTTGGAGCTCTTATGAATGAAAGTGTTGAGTTAATCCATACAGGCTATGCAAATGATTATGTTGGGAAAGGATTAAGCGGTGGACATATCACGGTTAAAGCAGACGAAACGACACGTAAAAAAGCCGATCAAGATCCGACTTATACAAATCATCACTTAATTGCTGGGAACACGATTCTTTATGGAGCAACATCAGGAACATGTTATTTAGAAGGTCGTGTTGGAGAACGTTTTGCTGTTCGTAATTCAGGAGCAACAGCCGTCAACCACGGAATGGGTGTTCATGCTTGTGAATATATGACAGGCGGGGTTGTTGTCTCACTTGGATCGGTTCAAGCGAATGTTGGAGCCGGAATGACAGGTGGATTACTATATCTATACAAAGCAAAATATTTAAATGAAAAATTAAATGAATCTTATGTTAAAGCATTTGACATGAAAAATCGTCATATCGAGATTTTAAAAGAAATATTAGTTGATTATGTCGCAAAAACAAACAATCAATTAGCCACACAAATTTTAAATAACTTCGAACACGAAGTTTTAAACTTCACCCTCGTCACATCAGCTGACTATTATCAATTAGAACTATAACTAAAAGGGACACCTCGTTTGAGATGTCCCTCTTTAAATTTCTTATAATTCATTACTGATTTCTTTGTTTAGAATTTGATATCACGACTTTATCAATGTTTTTATTATTTTTTTGAAAATAAAGTTTGAAAGGTAAGCGGGTAATAATAACACGTATAGAAAAAAGAAGACCTCACCTGTAGACTGAAAGTACAGATGAGGTCTCTTTTCTTTTAGATTCCTTTACAATATTCTTGAACATTTTTTGCCCATGGTAAAAAGTCCTCCAAGAGCTTTGGTTTCATTAAAAACTCAACATTTGGTAGGTGTTCAAATAAATAAGTTAAATACTTATAGACATTTAAGCCATGTTCCTTAGCCGTTTCGATGACGCTATAAATGATCGTATTGGCTTCAGCCCCTGATAAGCTTGTTGAAAATAAGTAATTTTTCCGTCCAATCACCACGGTTTTGATGGCACGTTCGGCACGATTATTCGATACTTCTAATCGTCCATCTTTCAAAAATGCCATCAGTTCTTTCTTTTGATTTAAAACATAGTGAACCGCAGTTTGTAACTTACCTTTCATGGGAATGAAGCTCCCTAGAAAGTCATAAAAAGCTTCGATCACTGGCTTGACCTGTAACTGACGTTGCTCATAACGCTCCTCAGGCGATAATTCCTGGAGTTCTCGTTCAATCTTAAAAATTTGGTTACAGTAGTCAATGGCTTGTTTTGCTTTCCCATTCTTCCCTGGCACATCCTTGAACTTGCGACGGGCATGCGCCCAACATCCCACTAATTCAATATTCGGTAAGTTCTTATATCCGGAATAACCATCACAATGCAGGTAGCCTTTAAATCCATCGAGTAATTGTTCAGCGACGACTCTTGCACGAGTTAAATCTGCGTGATAATAAACGATGGGTGTTTCGCATTCTTTACCTGTTTGAATTAACCAGATTCGTGCTTGAGAGGTTGGGTCACGTCCATCCGTTCGATTTAACACTTGATAGTGTGTTTCATCGGCATGAAGAACTTCTTCTTTTACTAAGATTTTGGCGAAATAATCGTAAAGTGGGCGTAACCAATCATTGGCGACTTTGATCATCCAGTTCGCCATGGTGCGTCGACTTAATTCTAAACCATACGTCTTCCATTCTTTCTCTTGACGATAAAGGGGGAGGCTTAATTCATACTTTTGATGAATCATCCAGGCTAGAACACTAGGCCCAGCTAAGCTCCTTTGGATCGGTCCTTTAGGGACTTCAGCACATTGAATGGGCTGTGGTTCATAGAAATCATCATGACAATCACACTTATAAGCGTGTGAATAGTACACTTTTTTATATAACTTGGCTGGGATAAAACAAACCTCTTCACGAATAATTTTCTTTCCTATCGGTTTCATCTTTTCACCACAAGACTCACATTGGCAAGCTTCATCGTGTAACTCACAGTGAACTTCTTCAATCGGTAAATCTTTGGTTAACTCGGCTTTACGACCGGATACCTTACGTCGACGATACGTGATTTCTTCTGTGGGTTCAGTCTTTGTTTCGTGGTTTTCTAAATGAGGATCCTCAAAAAGTGAGAGTTGATTGGGATCAACTTTAGTTTTCTCGCTTGAGGATCCAAAAAGCTTTTTTGTTAGAAATTCTACTTGTTCCGTTAATTGTTGAATTTTTAGAGTCTGCTCAGTGATTTGTTGATCTTGTTGAGTGATTCGTTGAGTTTGTTGATCCAGTTTTTTTAATAAGTTCTGATTTTCTTTGATTAGTTTTGATTCAAACGTACTCAACGGTGCCACCTCTTTTTCTAAATGATTCATGTTAGGCTTAGTATGCCCAAAAGTAGATAGAAAATACAGGTTTTATTACCATTTTATAATGATTTAAATCAGACATCCTGTTTGAGCTGGTTTAATGGCTTTAGGTTGTTGGATAGATAAGCCTTCAAGTAGCCAACGAAGCTCCTGACTCGTTAATTTTTTGACTTCTTCTTGGTTTCGTGGCCATTGAAGGTTACCCTTCTCAATCCGTTTATATAATAAGATAAAACCGTCTTTATCC is a window from the Turicibacter bilis genome containing:
- the gltB gene encoding glutamate synthase large subunit, producing the protein MFDHSNCGIGAIANLDGAYSHEIIEQGMTLLKALSHRGGTSKDGTGDGCGILLQIPKHFYHKKYGISGPFAVMMAFLPKEIEDRKVAVDSIYEAVHHFNMKVIKEIEVPVDSTFLTPTAKKTEPIPTQFIFDMTNYDEAMLYKLRRRIEQHFKDAKLSDRACYILSCSSQTIVYKGLLRPEELPNYYLDLKDEDFTSNFCIVHQRFSTNTKPSWNLAQPFRYLAHNGEINTVSGNIKWSNARVGLATHQEVYPICNERHSDSANLDRTLEALLHENFELEDAVTRLLPKAYEQDARLSDDLKAYYEYSGLKQEAWDGPAGVIVCDGHKLIATLDRNGLRPFRYIQTENQIILASEIGVLNTPLEDIKVASRIQASEILCVDLDTQTITTDADIKAVLATQQPYREWLSEKVIKPNATHNFCPDIQNFEENEKKFAYTKAEYLQELKSLVETGKEAIGSFPYTAALNLLQDRPQLFFDFFKQNFAQVTNPPLDSIREKSVFSLTSSLTSVTSLHDGKLDFPVYEFSTPLITSDQFEAILNEKQFNPAIISLACQTTLCESIEIFKANIKKTVNEGTKVIILDQEAAGKVIPSLMATTVAHDVLVDLGKRLEVRLVVKSADARLPIHHAMLIAYGADVIFPYFCYEYIARQVENKDEALSTYIKGCDAALLKLMAKMGIATIASYRGSKVFEVVGLDEEVTSLFTTKASIFGGKSFEDLDANLLGEGLDLNKVNEYQNMDSTFMNHAYSKKFIKEIKAAVVANDYDAFKAIMEAERNRKINLRDCLELQSETQLPLEEVQSEEEIVRQFVASAMSYGALSIEAHRTIARAMNELGAASNSGEGGELVERFGTITASKVKQVASGRFGVTYDYLRSAQEIQIKMAQGAKPGEGGHLPKSKVDEHIARVRYAKQGVDLISPPPHHDIYSIEDLAQLIYDLQTTNPSATVSVKLASLANVGTIANGVVKAGAKKVVISGFNGGTGASPKSSLKYTGLPWEYGLFQTHKSLLENDVRHETLIQVDGQIKSGYDVVLGSILGADEFGFGTMCLVMVDCIGCKQCHTGKCPAGITTQNETLRSRLKEDPTMLKTYMTFVARQTRELMANLGVRTLAELRGRTELIQIPTENAYHLKLDWLESLPVTQEMNVVNPTLNAVNLSTNEVNTIDTSLRTLGVQFVSEEARTFKTYGYAGQSFGALMNESVELIHTGYANDYVGKGLSGGHITVKADETTRKKADQDPTYTNHHLIAGNTILYGATSGTCYLEGRVGERFAVRNSGATAVNHGMGVHACEYMTGGVVVSLGSVQANVGAGMTGGLLYLYKAKYLNEKLNESYVKAFDMKNRHIEILKEILVDYVAKTNNQLATQILNNFEHEVLNFTLVTSADYYQLEL
- the tnpC gene encoding IS66 family transposase, producing MNHLEKEVAPLSTFESKLIKENQNLLKKLDQQTQRITQQDQQITEQTLKIQQLTEQVEFLTKKLFGSSSEKTKVDPNQLSLFEDPHLENHETKTEPTEEITYRRRKVSGRKAELTKDLPIEEVHCELHDEACQCESCGEKMKPIGKKIIREEVCFIPAKLYKKVYYSHAYKCDCHDDFYEPQPIQCAEVPKGPIQRSLAGPSVLAWMIHQKYELSLPLYRQEKEWKTYGLELSRRTMANWMIKVANDWLRPLYDYFAKILVKEEVLHADETHYQVLNRTDGRDPTSQARIWLIQTGKECETPIVYYHADLTRARVVAEQLLDGFKGYLHCDGYSGYKNLPNIELVGCWAHARRKFKDVPGKNGKAKQAIDYCNQIFKIERELQELSPEERYEQRQLQVKPVIEAFYDFLGSFIPMKGKLQTAVHYVLNQKKELMAFLKDGRLEVSNNRAERAIKTVVIGRKNYLFSTSLSGAEANTIIYSVIETAKEHGLNVYKYLTYLFEHLPNVEFLMKPKLLEDFLPWAKNVQEYCKGI
- the tnpB gene encoding IS66 family insertion sequence element accessory protein TnpB (TnpB, as the term is used for proteins encoded by IS66 family insertion elements, is considered an accessory protein, since TnpC, encoded by a neighboring gene, is a DDE family transposase.), producing the protein MVCGHTDMRCGIDGLAGIITNKYNLDLFNDALFLFCGRKKDRFKALYWDKDGFILLYKRIEKGNLQWPRNQEEVKKLTSQELRWLLEGLSIQQPKAIKPAQTGCLI